A region of the Candidatus Hydrogenedentota bacterium genome:
TATGCGGTGACGGCGCTCACGGGGGAGAAGGAGCCCCTGGAGGGGCAGGTGGGCTACGGCGAGTTCCTGGTGTTCAGCACCGTGGAAAGCCGCATCGCCGAGGAGGCGCTGCTCACGCCGCTGACGGTGGTGGCCGACAGCGCCGCCCTGCCGGGGTTCGGTGATGAGACGGCCCGGATTCAGCCGCCGATCCCCCCGCTGGAGGGGTCCGCCGACGCCATTCCGTGGTGGCCCTATTACGGCGGGCTGGACGACGCCCAGCGCGCCGTGGCCGGGGAGATTGTGGCGCGGATCGAGGCGTGGGACGGCGCCGTCGCGGCGGCGTCGCTGGACGCGGTGGCCGACCTGTACGCGGAGGACTACCGGGACGGGTCCGGCTGGGGGGCGGAGTACGCCGCCCGCGCGTGGCAGTTCTTCTTCGAGCGGTTCACCGGCCAGCGGATGCACCGGCAGATCCGCCTGTGGGATTTTTCCGCCCATGCGCTGGAGGGCCGGGTGAGCGTGCAGCTCTACGCCCTCTTTACTGCCGGGGCCGTCTCGGACGAGAGCGGCATGCGCGCGGGAAGGCCGGTCCTTTTCCCGCGCGACGCCACGGCGGAAACCTGGGTCACCTGGGCGAAGCGCGGGGATGTGTGGCGCATCGTGGAGACGCGGCCCGCCCTGCCCAATTTCCGCGACCTCGCGGCCTTGGGCGCGCCGCCCGGAAGCCTGCCCCCGGGACCGGACCGCTACCCCGCGGAAACGCCGGCGGCGCCCCTCCCCTGATCCTCAGGGCAGCAGGATGAGCATGGGCCGGAAGGCCACCCGGGTGCCGCCGCAGTAGCCGTCTTCGGACGCGCGAAACGCCTGGGAGGAAAAGAAGCGCGCCGCCCCCTCCCCCGTGCCCGCCGCCATCACCCGCAGCCCGTGGTTCGAGGCGGGGTCTGCCAACCAGTCCCGCACCTGCGCGGTGACGTCCCAGGAGGCCCATTGCCCGGCGGCCGGAACCACCGCGCCGGCGGGCGTGGACGCCGTCTCTCCCGGCGGCCTTTGGGACCAAGTCACCTCTCCCCCTTCGGCGGGACGCCCGTTTTCGCCGTTGAAGAGGTCGCTGACGCCGCCCCCTTCGGTCCACGGCCCGGCGGCGGCGGACACGCCCACTGCGGGCGGTGTCCCCCCGATACGGTCGCAGTGCATCCACAGGACGGCCTTTGAAAGCGGCGCGGTGGGCGGGATGCGGGAGAGGTCAAACCGAACCAGGGTGTCGCGGCGGCGTCCTGCGGCGGCAGAGACGCTCAGGAACGCCTCGCCGCCCGTGTTGTGACCGGGCAGGTCCTCCGCGAGGGTGGCGTCGCTGACGCCGAGGTAGGGGCAGTACCCGCAGCCTTCCGCGCCTCCGGGGGCGCCATAGGCGGGCATCTGCTGGAGACAGTGGCCGCCCGCCGCCTCGGCGTACCAGTACCGGCACCACATGGCGCAGGCGGCGGCGTTGTGCTCCATGCCGCCGAAGTAGTAATC
Encoded here:
- a CDS encoding DNRLRE domain-containing protein, with product MPRAALLFVLFASLLAPGAPAIGTRTHAEIGRRCAEQYLAGADAMLPGLGSLVAKRANLKILYTACAFPDWGYGNINPDAGEASHWHPFMRAWAGELRGRGAGFDPSAGMQREMAFFLGAVCHNIADIPWHFSSGGDLSFLEKSAQMEGGTHQVTEIGGDLIRYQKDRLRHWGMLNDYFPLDTVHTALTVSGVSVTREQLRTGYVREQMIMWGAPLVTAPFAADYERRLPWTVTHLEDYYFGGMEHNAAACAMWCRYWYAEAAGGHCLQQMPAYGAPGGAEGCGYCPYLGVSDATLAEDLPGHNTGGEAFLSVSAAAGRRRDTLVRFDLSRIPPTAPLSKAVLWMHCDRIGGTPPAVGVSAAAGPWTEGGGVSDLFNGENGRPAEGGEVTWSQRPPGETASTPAGAVVPAAGQWASWDVTAQVRDWLADPASNHGLRVMAAGTGEGAARFFSSQAFRASEDGYCGGTRVAFRPMLILLP